A single genomic interval of Longimicrobiales bacterium harbors:
- a CDS encoding ATP-binding protein: MAVPDDMLAVLRLLSRTSRLLAESIDYESTLLTVAGTALPYLGSWCIVDVVEPGQRMRRVGIVHPDPGMREHVRRLQESWPPPRSDRLGLPHAVGSPETQIIPHVSDALLREVAASEENLSDLRALGIGSVVVVPLVARGTVLGAITFVSADVGHQYAESDLKLAEDLAARCALALDNARLYRDMKAARSLGVRLNEQLVVTSVQQQELAEEAREANRAKSQFLATLSHEIRTPINAIVGYTDLLDLEVAGSMTGKQKEYVIRIQESSRHLIGLIDDILDLAKVESGRMQLKHSAYRSAESIDAAIALIDPQAAGAGVDIVNAASDAPDRYRGDADRVRQILVILLSNAVKFTERGGSVRVSCGTVETPDAEASLDGDGPWAFVRVEDTGIGISATEAAVVFEPFVQVDPGNTRKRGGAGLGLAIGLELARRMGGDLTVRSELGKGSSFTLWLTAAGPDDPAG, encoded by the coding sequence ATGGCGGTTCCCGATGACATGCTAGCCGTGTTGCGACTGCTGTCGCGCACGAGCCGATTGCTGGCGGAATCGATTGACTACGAGAGCACGCTCCTGACCGTCGCGGGAACGGCGCTCCCCTATCTCGGCTCGTGGTGTATCGTCGACGTCGTCGAGCCGGGCCAGCGCATGCGTCGGGTGGGCATCGTGCACCCCGATCCCGGGATGCGGGAACATGTGCGCCGGCTCCAGGAGAGCTGGCCGCCGCCACGAAGTGACCGTCTCGGCCTGCCCCACGCCGTAGGCTCACCCGAGACGCAGATCATACCGCACGTCTCCGATGCATTGCTCAGGGAGGTGGCGGCGAGCGAGGAGAATCTGAGCGATCTGCGTGCACTCGGCATCGGGTCTGTGGTAGTAGTGCCGCTGGTCGCTCGCGGCACCGTTCTCGGTGCCATCACGTTCGTGAGCGCGGACGTGGGACATCAGTATGCGGAGAGCGACCTGAAACTCGCCGAGGATCTGGCCGCGCGCTGCGCCCTGGCCCTGGACAATGCGCGCCTCTATCGGGACATGAAAGCCGCTCGATCCCTCGGCGTCCGACTGAACGAGCAGCTCGTGGTCACCAGTGTCCAGCAGCAGGAGCTCGCAGAAGAGGCGCGGGAGGCTAACCGGGCGAAATCGCAGTTTCTGGCAACCCTCAGCCACGAGATACGCACACCGATCAACGCGATCGTCGGGTATACGGATCTTCTCGATCTGGAGGTCGCGGGATCGATGACAGGAAAGCAGAAGGAGTATGTGATCCGGATCCAGGAGAGCAGCAGGCACCTGATCGGACTCATCGACGACATTCTCGATCTCGCCAAAGTCGAATCCGGCCGGATGCAGCTGAAACATTCCGCGTACCGGTCAGCCGAATCCATCGACGCTGCGATCGCGTTGATCGACCCGCAGGCCGCGGGCGCAGGTGTGGACATCGTCAACGCCGCCTCCGACGCGCCCGATCGCTATCGCGGCGATGCCGACCGGGTCCGGCAGATCCTGGTCATACTCTTGAGCAATGCGGTGAAGTTCACCGAGCGCGGTGGCAGCGTGAGGGTGAGCTGCGGTACCGTGGAGACACCCGATGCGGAAGCGTCGCTCGACGGCGACGGCCCCTGGGCGTTCGTTCGCGTGGAGGATACGGGCATCGGCATTTCCGCGACCGAAGCGGCAGTCGTGTTCGAGCCGTTCGTTCAGGTGGATCCGGGGAACACACGCAAGCGCGGCGGCGCCGGTCTGGGACTCGCCATTGGCCTCGAGCTGGCCCGGCGCATGGGCGGCGACCTGACCGTGCGAAGCGAGCTGGGGAAGGGGTCGTCCTTCACCCTGTGGCTGACGGCAGCCGGGCCGGACGATCCCGCTGGGTGA
- a CDS encoding ATPase domain-containing protein, whose protein sequence is MSRKSKVAIRKLPSGVPGLDLVLGGGIPEYSFNLIAGEPGTGKTTLAHQILFENAAPDCKALYFTVLGEPAVKMLRFQQQYSFFDLAKARDSIRFVNLSDEAVEKGLEGVLERIVREVEDSDARIVVVDSFRSLMGAVEGNEPHARLQSFVQRLALHLTTWQVTSFLVGEFQDEDRSGNPVFTIADTVTWLAMVPDNNSVVRKAQIVKVRGQAQMPGFHTFRITSAGLQIFPRLSLAVEERDRETPSGRASTGVTGLDEMMGGGIPTGDSVLIAGPSGSGKSVLATQFIAEGGRQGEPGVLVVFEEHPKEYLHRAQGLGFDLLGMVRDGRLEALYLRPLDLSPDETLHEIREAVKRVGAKRVVIDSMSGFELALAPTFRADFRESLYRLVGALTGVGITVLTTMEITQGRGELRFTPNVISFLADDLISLRYIEVDRHLRKVVAVTKMRGSAHSKEFREYEITGEGFVVRGSLDGYTGRVSGAAHLTKPDK, encoded by the coding sequence ATGAGTCGGAAATCTAAAGTAGCGATCAGGAAGTTGCCTTCCGGAGTACCAGGACTCGATCTCGTCCTGGGCGGCGGCATTCCGGAATACTCCTTCAATCTGATTGCGGGCGAGCCGGGCACCGGCAAGACCACGCTGGCGCATCAGATCCTATTCGAGAACGCTGCGCCGGACTGCAAGGCACTATACTTCACAGTCCTCGGCGAGCCGGCGGTGAAGATGCTGCGGTTTCAGCAGCAGTACTCGTTCTTCGATCTGGCAAAGGCGCGCGACAGCATCCGGTTCGTGAACCTGAGCGACGAGGCCGTGGAGAAAGGGCTCGAGGGCGTGCTGGAACGCATCGTTCGCGAGGTGGAAGACAGCGACGCGCGCATTGTGGTGGTCGACTCGTTCCGTTCCCTGATGGGCGCGGTGGAAGGAAACGAACCGCACGCCCGCCTGCAATCGTTCGTGCAGCGGCTCGCGCTGCACCTGACCACGTGGCAGGTCACCTCCTTCCTCGTGGGCGAGTTCCAGGACGAGGACCGCTCGGGCAATCCGGTCTTCACCATCGCCGATACCGTCACCTGGCTCGCAATGGTGCCGGACAACAACTCGGTCGTCCGGAAGGCGCAGATCGTGAAGGTGCGCGGGCAGGCGCAGATGCCGGGCTTTCACACGTTTCGCATCACGTCGGCAGGGCTCCAGATATTTCCCCGCCTCTCCCTCGCCGTGGAGGAGCGCGACCGGGAAACTCCGAGCGGTCGCGCTTCCACGGGTGTTACGGGCCTCGACGAAATGATGGGCGGGGGTATTCCCACCGGCGATTCGGTGCTCATCGCCGGCCCCTCGGGCTCCGGCAAATCGGTACTCGCGACTCAATTCATCGCCGAAGGCGGCAGGCAGGGCGAGCCGGGCGTACTCGTCGTCTTCGAGGAGCATCCCAAGGAGTATCTCCATCGCGCCCAGGGACTCGGATTCGATCTCCTCGGTATGGTCCGCGACGGCAGGCTGGAAGCGCTCTATCTGCGACCGCTCGACCTCTCGCCGGACGAGACGCTCCACGAGATCCGGGAAGCCGTCAAGCGCGTTGGAGCCAAGCGCGTCGTCATCGATTCCATGTCCGGCTTCGAGCTCGCACTGGCGCCCACCTTCCGCGCGGACTTTCGCGAGTCGCTCTACCGACTCGTCGGGGCTCTCACGGGAGTCGGAATCACAGTGCTCACCACGATGGAAATCACACAGGGCCGCGGCGAGCTTCGCTTCACACCCAATGTCATCTCCTTCCTCGCCGACGACCTGATCTCGCTTCGCTACATCGAGGTCGACCGACATCTGAGGAAGGTAGTCGCAGTCACCAAGATGCGCGGCAGCGCGCACAGCAAGGAATTTCGCGAGTACGAAATTACCGGCGAGGGCTTCGTGGTGCGCGGGAGTCTGGACGGATATACCGGTCGGGTCAGCGGTGCCGCGCACCTGACGAAGCCGGACAAGTGA
- a CDS encoding GntR family transcriptional regulator, whose translation MIYITSMHLTVSTSDDLPLYRQIMRQVMDAIAGGRLEAGERLMSHRELSERLAIAPLTVKKAYDELEALGFIESQRGRGTFVAAKPPRVPRSVVADQLAEGARALLASAYLAGMQYSDVLAALEAADRELTDGPATHQRKKRSV comes from the coding sequence GTGATATATATCACCTCTATGCACCTGACCGTCAGCACTTCCGATGACCTGCCCCTTTACCGCCAGATCATGCGGCAGGTGATGGATGCGATCGCCGGCGGACGTCTGGAGGCTGGGGAGCGGCTCATGTCGCACCGCGAGCTCAGCGAGCGGCTCGCGATTGCGCCGCTGACGGTCAAGAAGGCGTACGACGAGCTCGAGGCGCTCGGATTCATCGAGTCGCAGCGGGGTCGCGGCACGTTCGTGGCCGCGAAGCCGCCGAGGGTACCGCGGTCGGTCGTGGCCGATCAGCTGGCGGAGGGCGCACGCGCGCTCCTGGCGAGTGCCTACCTGGCGGGCATGCAGTACTCCGATGTCCTGGCAGCCCTGGAAGCGGCGGACCGTGAGCTCACCGACGGCCCGGCGACACATCAGAGGAAGAAGCGATCCGTATGA
- a CDS encoding ABC transporter ATP-binding protein, whose product MTAILEFRDVARSFGRGGQVLDGVTFSMREGEVVGLLGRNGAGKTTLINIAMGLLHPHAGMVRAFGISPTEDPVAVKKRVGYVSEDQLLPPGMTISDLIAIHRRLFRTWDGALEKQLLERFGLAGNTKKVGKMSKGEARQVALLCAVCHRPELLILDEPAGGLDPAARREFLETSIDLLNREGSAILFSSHQTDDVERLAGRVLLLDRGRMLVDSGMDELLEEHCVAIVPRHAGLEEATVERQPGCLRMRVVYENWHAVFAGAPESVRSQLHASLGIPDIQCVRLPLEELFIELVGGERLARVP is encoded by the coding sequence ATGACAGCGATTCTGGAGTTCCGGGACGTGGCCCGCTCGTTCGGGCGCGGTGGGCAAGTGCTGGACGGCGTGACCTTCTCGATGCGGGAGGGCGAGGTCGTAGGCCTGCTGGGGCGCAATGGAGCCGGGAAAACCACGCTGATCAACATCGCGATGGGACTCCTCCATCCACACGCCGGGATGGTCCGTGCCTTCGGCATCTCGCCAACGGAGGATCCCGTGGCGGTGAAGAAGCGCGTGGGGTACGTGTCGGAGGATCAGCTCCTACCGCCGGGCATGACCATATCGGACCTGATCGCGATCCACCGCCGGCTCTTCCGGACGTGGGACGGTGCACTCGAGAAGCAGTTGCTGGAGCGGTTCGGGCTGGCCGGCAACACGAAGAAGGTCGGCAAAATGAGCAAGGGAGAGGCGCGACAGGTGGCGCTGCTCTGCGCGGTATGCCATCGCCCGGAGCTACTGATTCTCGACGAGCCTGCGGGCGGGCTCGATCCGGCGGCGCGGCGTGAGTTTCTCGAAACCTCCATCGATCTCCTCAACCGGGAGGGCTCGGCGATCCTCTTCTCGTCGCACCAGACGGACGATGTCGAACGCCTCGCCGGTCGCGTACTGCTGCTCGATCGCGGCAGGATGCTGGTGGACAGCGGAATGGACGAGCTCCTCGAGGAGCATTGCGTGGCCATTGTGCCGCGACACGCCGGGCTGGAGGAGGCGACTGTCGAGCGGCAGCCGGGTTGTCTGCGAATGCGAGTGGTGTACGAGAACTGGCACGCCGTTTTCGCAGGAGCGCCCGAGAGCGTGCGAAGCCAATTGCATGCATCGCTCGGAATCCCGGACATCCAGTGCGTGCGGCTCCCGCTGGAGGAGCTGTTCATCGAGCTGGTGGGCGGTGAACGGCTGGCGAGGGTTCCGTGA
- a CDS encoding AbgT family transporter, with product MPEFPDSDQAVAGSPAAPPPPSGIFSRFLRFVEWLGNLLPHPVTLFALFALSVIIASGIAEYFNVWVADPRPEGASGRAPDGRIYAISLMDSDGLRRIVQSLVTNFTSFAPLGTVLVALLGVGVAERSGLIHAAVRGIVLGAASIRPRSGILSAVLEPKLLVTTAVVFAGVVSNTASELGYVVLVPLGAVVFLSMGRHPLAGLAAAFAAVSGGYSANVLIGTVDPLLAGLTQEAARLIAPEYLVHPAVNYYFMFVSAFLITLIGVFVTLRIVEPLLGPYDPAIAMEDLSDETGLDPLTQKEKRGLAWAGLSVVLFMGLLALTIVPEWGVLRNPDTGDRLNSPFFRSIVTFIFVGFIIPGFVFGRVTGSMKSDRDIVDGMAQAMSTLGLYIVIVFFAAQFVAFFGWTNLGQIVAVVGADFLQDIGLTGPAVFIGFIAVSGFINLMLGSASAQWAVTAPIFVPMLMLTGYSPEVIQAAYRIGDSVTNIITPMMSYFGLILAFANRYDRNLGIGTVISMMLPYSILFWLGWMLLFFIWVFALGLPVGPGSPTYFTP from the coding sequence ATGCCGGAATTCCCGGACTCCGATCAGGCCGTCGCCGGCTCGCCGGCCGCGCCCCCGCCGCCGAGCGGGATCTTCAGCCGATTCCTCCGTTTCGTCGAGTGGCTCGGCAATCTGCTGCCGCATCCCGTGACGCTGTTCGCCCTGTTTGCGCTGAGCGTCATCATCGCCAGCGGCATTGCGGAATACTTCAACGTCTGGGTAGCGGACCCGCGGCCGGAAGGCGCCAGCGGCCGCGCACCCGACGGCCGGATATACGCCATCAGCCTCATGGACAGCGACGGCCTGCGTCGCATCGTTCAGAGCCTCGTAACGAACTTCACGAGCTTCGCACCGCTCGGCACCGTCCTCGTCGCGCTGCTCGGCGTCGGCGTCGCGGAGCGGTCGGGTCTGATCCACGCCGCGGTGCGCGGCATCGTGCTCGGCGCCGCCTCCATCCGACCGCGCTCGGGAATCCTCTCTGCCGTGCTCGAGCCGAAGCTGCTCGTCACGACCGCCGTCGTTTTCGCGGGTGTCGTCTCGAACACCGCGTCCGAGCTCGGCTACGTCGTCCTCGTGCCGCTCGGCGCCGTCGTCTTCCTCTCCATGGGGCGCCATCCACTCGCCGGCCTCGCCGCGGCCTTCGCAGCAGTATCCGGCGGGTACAGTGCAAACGTGCTGATCGGCACCGTCGATCCACTGCTCGCCGGGCTGACGCAGGAAGCGGCGCGACTCATCGCTCCCGAATACCTCGTGCATCCCGCCGTCAACTATTACTTCATGTTCGTCAGCGCTTTCCTCATCACGCTGATCGGCGTGTTCGTGACACTGCGTATCGTCGAGCCGCTGCTCGGACCTTACGATCCCGCGATCGCGATGGAGGACCTGAGCGATGAGACCGGCCTCGATCCGCTCACGCAGAAGGAGAAGCGCGGACTTGCATGGGCCGGGCTCAGCGTCGTGCTGTTCATGGGACTGCTCGCGCTCACGATCGTCCCGGAATGGGGCGTCCTGCGCAACCCGGACACCGGTGACCGCCTCAACTCGCCTTTCTTTCGCAGCATCGTCACGTTCATCTTCGTCGGCTTCATCATCCCCGGCTTCGTGTTCGGACGTGTGACCGGCAGCATGAAGAGTGACCGCGACATCGTCGACGGGATGGCCCAGGCGATGAGCACGCTCGGCCTCTACATCGTCATCGTCTTCTTCGCCGCACAGTTCGTCGCGTTCTTCGGCTGGACGAACCTCGGTCAGATCGTCGCCGTGGTCGGCGCCGACTTCCTCCAGGACATCGGCCTCACCGGGCCGGCCGTCTTCATCGGCTTCATCGCCGTGTCCGGCTTCATCAACCTGATGCTCGGATCCGCCAGCGCGCAGTGGGCGGTCACAGCGCCCATCTTCGTGCCCATGCTCATGCTCACCGGCTACAGCCCCGAAGTCATCCAGGCCGCCTATCGCATCGGCGATTCCGTCACCAACATCATCACTCCGATGATGTCCTACTTCGGTCTCATCCTCGCCTTCGCCAACCGCTACGACCGCAACCTCGGCATTGGCACCGTCATCAGCATGATGCTGCCCTACAGCATCCTGTTCTGGCTCGGCTGGATGCTCCTCTTCTTCATCTGGGTGTTCGCCCTGGGCCTGCCGGTCGGGCCCGGCTCACCGACGTACTTCACGCCGTAG